In one Mycobacterium sp. NBC_00419 genomic region, the following are encoded:
- a CDS encoding lysoplasmalogenase has protein sequence MASTGGLSKLGISPPYLRTLTAWWLAAVVAAIGYGVFLAVTALWLPDGAELTGRFPGQPAVKALMAVLLAVAALWHPIVRERRWLIAALLFSAGGDFFLAMPGWKPSFVLGLGSFLVAHLCYLGALLPLRGRSRPRLAAAAVMVALCVSLLIWFWPTLTTEGLTIPVTVYIGVLGAMVCAALVAQLPTLWTAAGAVCFAVSDGMIGIGKFVLASSALEVPIWWVYATSQVLITAGFFFGRVPRD, from the coding sequence ATGGCGTCCACCGGCGGTCTGTCCAAGCTGGGCATCAGCCCACCGTACTTACGCACCCTGACGGCGTGGTGGCTGGCCGCAGTCGTCGCGGCCATCGGCTACGGCGTCTTCCTCGCGGTCACCGCGTTGTGGCTTCCCGACGGTGCGGAACTGACCGGTCGGTTCCCCGGCCAGCCCGCCGTGAAGGCCCTGATGGCCGTGCTGCTCGCGGTGGCCGCACTATGGCATCCGATCGTGCGGGAGCGGCGTTGGCTGATCGCCGCGCTGCTGTTCTCGGCGGGTGGTGACTTCTTCCTGGCCATGCCGGGGTGGAAGCCGTCGTTCGTCCTCGGCCTCGGCTCGTTCCTGGTGGCCCATCTCTGCTATCTGGGTGCCCTGCTGCCGCTGCGTGGCCGCAGCCGGCCCCGACTGGCCGCCGCCGCGGTGATGGTGGCCCTGTGCGTGAGCCTGTTGATCTGGTTCTGGCCCACGCTGACCACCGAGGGGCTGACGATCCCGGTGACGGTCTACATCGGCGTGCTCGGCGCGATGGTGTGCGCGGCGCTGGTGGCGCAACTGCCCACGCTGTGGACGGCCGCGGGTGCGGTGTGCTTCGCCGTCTCCGACGGAATGATCGGCATCGGCAAGTTCGTCCTGGCATCCAGCGCGCTGGAGGTGCCGATCTGGTGGGTGTACGCGACCTCTCAGGTGTTGATCACGGCGGGCTTCTTCTTCGGCCGAGTGCCGCGCGACTGA